Proteins encoded within one genomic window of Nonomuraea gerenzanensis:
- a CDS encoding FAD-dependent oxidoreductase: MDRRAFLHATTLAPLGLSAFPAGDAAPPPEWTGLRRRLAGTLVLPGDAGYAAARRLRNPVHDGIRPQAVAYCASAADVSACLAFARAHAVPLTSRSGGHSYAGWSTGTGLVIDVSRMSSVAHAGGRATIGVSHLAYRRLPADGVRALVSGVARSGRHSVLLDAMGGAIGRVSPSATAFPHRAALFSVQYYAEGSDRRWVRKLHGDMSGYFGDHAYVNYIDADLANWRSAYYGTNAARLAEVKATYDPDHLFRLPQGV, from the coding sequence CACGCCACCACGCTCGCGCCGCTGGGCCTGTCCGCGTTTCCCGCCGGGGACGCGGCGCCGCCACCCGAGTGGACGGGCTTGCGGCGGCGGCTGGCGGGCACGCTCGTGCTGCCCGGCGACGCCGGGTACGCCGCCGCCCGCCGCCTGCGCAACCCGGTCCACGACGGGATCAGGCCGCAGGCGGTCGCCTACTGCGCGAGCGCGGCGGACGTCTCGGCGTGCCTGGCGTTCGCGCGGGCGCACGCGGTGCCGCTCACCAGCCGCTCCGGCGGCCACTCCTACGCGGGCTGGTCCACCGGCACCGGGCTGGTGATCGACGTGTCCAGGATGAGCTCGGTCGCCCACGCGGGCGGCCGGGCCACGATCGGCGTGTCGCACCTCGCCTACCGGCGGTTGCCGGCGGACGGGGTGCGGGCGCTGGTGAGCGGCGTGGCGCGGAGCGGGCGGCACTCGGTGCTGCTGGACGCCATGGGCGGCGCCATCGGCCGGGTCAGCCCGTCGGCCACCGCGTTCCCGCACCGGGCGGCGCTATTCAGCGTGCAGTATTACGCGGAAGGATCGGATCGGAGGTGGGTGCGGAAATTGCACGGCGACATGTCCGGATATTTCGGGGACCATGCCTATGTGAATTATATTGACGCCGATCTGGCGAATTGGCGGAGTGCGTACTACGGGACGAACGCCGCGCGGCTCGCGGAGGTGAAGGCCACCTACGACCCCGACCACCTCTTCCGGCTGCCGCAGGGCGTGTGA